In Streptomyces sp. RFCAC02, the following proteins share a genomic window:
- a CDS encoding ABC transporter permease subunit: MIRRVLRRGALAVLLLIVAAALAGPWLPLPSPTGQTGMPYEPPGRGGLLGTDFLGRDALARTAHGGRTLLLQALAATALGSLVGLAVGTLAGLSRRGPGTVLLRLVDGLAALPPLLVMLLVAAGRPGSATAVLVAVTAVSLPFSVRVIGGATARLADLPYVRTALARGDGVLRVIRYDILPNIAREAWAEAGIRFIAATQLVATAGFLGLGAAAPAANWGRLVRENIPGASDNPWPVVVPAALLAVLALGTTLAVDRLTAPGKPAVRPPQRRSVAR, encoded by the coding sequence CAGCCGCCCTGGCCGGTCCGTGGCTGCCGCTGCCCTCCCCCACCGGGCAGACCGGCATGCCCTACGAGCCGCCGGGCCGGGGCGGGTTGCTCGGCACCGACTTCCTCGGGCGCGACGCACTGGCCAGGACGGCCCACGGCGGACGGACACTGCTCCTCCAGGCCCTCGCCGCCACCGCGCTGGGCAGCCTGGTCGGTCTCGCCGTCGGGACGCTCGCAGGACTGTCGCGGCGCGGCCCCGGCACCGTACTGCTGCGGCTGGTCGACGGCCTGGCCGCGCTGCCGCCGCTGCTGGTGATGCTGCTGGTGGCCGCCGGGCGTCCGGGCAGCGCGACGGCGGTGCTGGTGGCCGTGACGGCGGTGAGCCTGCCGTTCTCGGTGCGCGTCATCGGCGGCGCCACCGCGCGGCTCGCGGACCTGCCGTACGTCCGTACGGCGCTCGCGCGGGGCGACGGCGTCCTGCGTGTCATCCGGTACGACATCCTGCCCAACATCGCCCGCGAGGCGTGGGCCGAGGCCGGCATCCGCTTCATCGCCGCCACCCAACTCGTGGCGACCGCGGGCTTCCTCGGCCTGGGCGCCGCCGCCCCGGCGGCCAACTGGGGCCGCCTCGTGCGGGAGAACATCCCCGGGGCGTCGGACAATCCCTGGCCGGTCGTCGTCCCGGCGGCCCTGCTGGCCGTCCTCGCGCTGGGGACGACGCTGGCCGTCGACCGGCTGACGGCCCCGGGGAAGCCGGCCGTCCGTCCCCCGCAGCGAAGGAGCGTCGCGCGATGA